One part of the Vidua macroura isolate BioBank_ID:100142 chromosome 14, ASM2450914v1, whole genome shotgun sequence genome encodes these proteins:
- the TAF9B gene encoding transcription initiation factor TFIID subunit 9B, which yields MEATKMASPKSAPKDAQVMAQILKDMGITEYEPRVINQMLEFAYRYVTTILEDAKIYSSHAKKSSVDADDVRLAIQCRTDQSFTSPPPRDFLLDIARQKNQTPLPLIKPYSGPRLPPDRYCLTAPNYRLKSLQKKVSSTAGRITVPRLSVGAVSSRPSTPTLGTPSAQTVSVSAKVGAPVSLAGQRFTVQIPSSQPAGKSATPTTPTVQNVLINPSLIGPKNILITTNMVPPGAADPNPLKRKHEDDDDYDAL from the exons ATGGAGGCGACCAAGATGGCGTCTCCCAAGAGCGCCCCTAAAGACGCGCAG GTGATGGCGCAGATCCTCAAGGATATGGGCATCACCGAGTACGAGCCGCGCGTCATCAACCAGATGCTGGAGTTCGCCTACA GATACGTCACCACCATCCTGGAGGACGCCAAGATCTACTCGAGCCACGCCAAGAAGTCGAGCGTGGACGCGGACGACGTGCGCCTGGCGATCCAGTGCCGCACGGACCAGTCGTTCACATCGCCCCCGCCGCGGGAT ttcctgctggaCATTGCCCGCCAGAAGAACCAGACGCCGCTGCCGCTCATCAAGCCGTACTCGGGCCCGCGGCTGCCGCCCGACAGGTACTGCCTGACTGCCCCCAACTACCGCCTGAAATCCCTGCAGAAGAAG GTCTCCTCCACAGCAGGCAGGATCACAGTCCCTCGCCTGAGCGTGGGCGCCGTGAGCAGCAGGCCCAGCACTCCCACTTTGG GTACCCCCTCAGCCCAGACCGTGTCGGTGTCAGCCAAGGTGGGAGCGCCGGTGTCGCTGGCGGGGCAGCGCTTCACTGTCCAGATCCCGTCCTCGCAGCCCGCTGGGAAGTCAG CCACTCCCACCACTCCCACGGTGCAGAACGTCCTGATCAACCCGTCCCTGATCGGCCCCAAGAACATCCTGATCACCACCAACATGGtcccgcccggcgccgccgaCCCCAACCCGCTCAAGAGGAAGCACGAGGACGACGACGACTACGACGCCTTGTGA
- the LOC128814458 gene encoding fibronectin type-III domain-containing protein 3a-like gives MMAEQPPPLEATPLLNEVPLLPHMVNGDSIQQVILVQVNPGETFTITTEDGHIQCIQGPAHVPMMSPNGSMPPIFVPPGYVSQVVEENGVRRVVVVPHSGEFHPSMHPPPPPPPPHVPHYMHHPHALLPPPPHPVFPAVPGTGELPPQFLHQHPPPHVFQEQEPRSHGRTNFIQRDERSLKMQEHLKKRLKDRQASGHTNNKLNSPPSSPHKVLNSSNATIPNGNGKGQQGAVGALKQKQIGKTKGSPEAEMGESDTESRKCDTHLSIGKPVVSDIQARSAVLSWNLPVSSQNGESHSHSPAAFTFEVAISNSGKNGKFKSVYVGEELTITLPDLRPATDYHARVSATSSSIKETISELVSFTTESCEPDCPAAPKLINRTKNSLSLQWKSSNDNGSKITNFLLEWDEGKNGPFKECYYGHLKQYKLTRLTPSTRYSLRLAAKNDIGMSGFSETVTFGTAGVVPLAPAPPTLLEAGVTWMALGWSPPAGGALDDSLTYSLDMEEEGSGYGFQPQYNGDELSCTLRNLRRSTSYKFRLFAYNSEGKSSPSEVVEHSTKPDRPGAPSKPVVKGKIHPHSVRVTWEPPKDNGGSDISKYFLEISEASVGGRWEPIYSGAQREHVCDHLRPGTSYRLRVSCASKGGESQASDVTTVTTAAVPPGPCPAPALLGKAKPKEITLQWGPPAVDGGSEITEYLLEMASSEQDERRVLYQGPAAEFGVTNLLPGRTYSFWLRAGNRVGFGPHSEKAELCTAPGPPEQCCKPLITCKSATCAVVSWESPACNGAEITEYRLDWGQVEGSMHIIYTGPCQSYEVKGLTPATTYYCRVQAVNVAGVGLFGDTGVVTTPPSVPAAVAVLHLLEEDQVEISPPFSTCLAIQWEEPCCHGAEITGYNIEYGEKQLVTVGRNTTHVLENLLPDTLYRIRVQAINSFGVGPFSHSMKAKTKPLPPDPPHLECVVFSYQSLKLKWGEGPSRALIPNPTQFNLQMEDRFGRFVTVYNGPCHTYKVQRLSESTTYHFRIQAYNDAGEGAFSEVCAFTTTKSPPAPLKAPKVIQLEENTFEITWEPLQPMKGDSIVYILQLAAGREFDQVYKGPEPCFRLPAAQTNCEYRARVCAGRQCHDLPGCPELCGPYSPSTVFCCQRREPGPAAAPAGAELAQSGKRLREERAIAIALLCGFAVVAILFAVVIQYFVIK, from the exons ATGATGGCTGAGCAGCCGCCCCCCCTGGAAGCCACACCTCTGCTGAATGAAGTGCCACTTCTACCTCACATGGTCAACGGGGACAGCATCCAGCAG GTGATTCTTGTCCAGGTAAACCCAGGTGAAACATTTACAATTACAACTGAAGATGGACACATTCAGTGCATTCAAG GTCCAGCACATGTCCCTATGATGTCACCAAACGGTTCCATGCCGCCGATTTTTGTGCCTCCCGGTTACGTATCTCAg GTGGTGGAAGAAAATGGAGTTCGGAGAGTGGTGGTGGTGCCCCACTCGGGGGAATTCCATCCTTCCATgcatccccctcctcctccccctcctccccacgTGCCCCATTACATGCACCACCCCCACGCCCTGCTCCCACCCCCCCCTCACCCCGTGTTCCCCGCGGTGCCCGGCACAGGAGAGCTCCCACCTCAGTTCCTGCACCAGCACCCGCCACCACACGTGTTCCAGGAGCAAG AACCTCGTTCCCATGGGAGGACAAACTTCATCCAGAGGGACGAGAGGAGTCTCAAAATGCAGGAACACCTCAAGAAGAGGCTAAAGGACAGACAAGCCAGTGGTCACACCAACAATAAACTGAACAGCCCTCCCTCCTCACCACATAAAGTCCTTAATTCTTCCAATGCCACAATTCCCAATGGGAATGGAAAGGGCCAGCAAGGGGCAGTTGGAGCACTAAAGCAGAAGCAGATAGGAAAAACAAAGGGCAGTCCAGAGGCAGAGATGGGAG AATCTGACACAGAATCCAGGAAATGTGATACTCACTTGAGCATTGGCAAGCCAGTC GTTTCTGATATACAAGCAAGATCAGCCGTTCTGTCCTGGAATCTCCCAGTTAGTTCACAGAATGGAGAGAGCCATAGTCATAGTCCAGCAGCATTTACATTTGAAGTAGCAATATCCAACAGtggtaaaaatggaaaatttaaatcTGTCTATGT TGGGGAAGAATTAACAATTACACTTCCTGATCTCAGACCAGCCACTGATTACCATGCCAG AGTTTCAGCAACCAGCAGTTCCATCAAAGAAACCATTTCAGAACTGGTGAGCTTCACCACAGAGAGCTGTGAGCCAGACTGTCCAGCTGCCCCAAAACTGATTAACAGAACCAAAAACAGCCTGAGCTTGCAGTGGAAG tccTCAAATGACAATGGTTCCAAAATaactaattttcttttagaatgGGATGAG GGGAAGAATGGCCCCTTCAAGGAATGTTACTACGGGCACCTGAAGCAGTACAAGCTCACCAGACTCACTCCCTCCACAAGATACTCCCTGAGACTGGCTGCTAAAAACGACATTGGAATGAG TGGGTTCAGTGAGACGGTGACGTTCGGCACGGCCGGGGTGGTGCCGCTGGCCCCGGCGCCGCCCACGCTGCTGGAAGCAGGAGTGACCTGGATGGCCCTGGGATGGAGCCCTCCTGCAGGAGGGGCCTTGGATGACTCCCTCACCTACAGCCTGGACATGGAGGAAGAAGGTTCT GGCTATGGATTCCAGCCCCAGTACAATGGAGATGAGCTCTCATGCACTTTAAGAAACCTGAGGAGGAGTACATCCTATAAGTTCAGG CTCTTTGCCTACAACAGTGAAGGAAAAAGCAGCCCCAGTGAGGTGGTGGaacacagcaccaaacctgacagaCCTGGAGCTCCCAGCAAACCTGTTGTGAAGGGCAAGATCCATCCCCACAGTGTGAGAGTCACATGGG AACCCCCCAAGGATAACGGAGGATCAGACATCTCTAAATACTTCTTGGAAATCTCCGAGGCATCAGTTG gAGGGAGGTGGGAGCCCATTTACAGCGGAGCCCAGCGGGAACACGTCTGTGACCACCTCAGGCCTGGCACCTCCTACAGACTCCGCGTGTCCTGTGCCAGTAAAGGTGGGGAGAGccag GCCTCTGATGTCACGACTGTCACCACAGCGGCCGTTCCCCCCGggccctgtcctgccccagccctgctgggcaaAGCCAAGCCTAAGGAAATCACTTTGCAGTGGG GCCCCCCAGCTGTGGATGGAGGCTCTGAGATCACGGAGTATCTCCTGGAGATGGCCAGCTCGGAGCAGGACGAGCGCAGGGTGCTCTACCAGGGCCCAGCAGCTGAGTTTGGAGTGACCAACCTGCTGCCAGGGAGAACCTACAGCTTCTGGCTCCGGGCAGGGAACAGAGTCGGG tttgGCCCCCACTCTGAGAAGGCAGAGCTTTGCACTGCTCCAGGACCCCCTGAGCAGTGCTGCAAACCCCTGATAACCTGCAAAAGTGCAACTTGTGCTGTGGTTTCGTGGGAG AGCCCGGCGTGCAACGGAGCAGAAATCACCGAGTACAGGCTGGACTGGGGCCAGGTGGAGGGGTCCATGCACATCATCTACACTGGCCCCTGCCAGAGCTATGAGGTCAAGGGGCTCACACCTGCAACCACCTATTACTGCAGAGTCCAG GCTGTGAACGTGGCTGGGGTGGGGCTGTTTGGGGACACTGGCGTggtgaccactcccccatcaGTGCCTGCAGCCGTGGCCGTGCTCCACTTACTTGAAGAGGATCAGGTGGAAATCTCCCCTCCTTTCTCCACGTGCCTTGCAATCCAGTGGGAAGAGCCCTGCTGCCACGGGGCAGAGATCACAGGGTACAACATTGAGTATGGGGAGAAGCAGCTGGTCACTGTGGGGAGAAACACAACCCATGTCCTTGAGAATCTGCTGCCTGACACCCTGTACAG GATCAGGGTACAGGCCATCAACAGCTTTGGAGTGGGTCCTTTCAGTCATTCCATGaaagccaaaaccaaaccactacCTCCTGACCCTCCCCACCTGGAATGTGTTGTCTTCAGCTACCAGAGCCTTAAACTGAAGTGGGGAGAAGGGCCCAGCAGAGCTTTAATTCCCAACCCTACTCAGTTCAACCTGCAGATGGAGGACAGGTTTGGCAG GTTTGTGACAGTCTATAATGGTCCCTGTCACACCTACAAGGTGCAGAGGCTCAGCGAATCCACCACGTACCATTTCCGCATCCAGGCGTACAACGACGCTGGGGAAGGAGCCTTCTCGGAGGTCTGTGCTTTCACCACCACCAAGTCTCCACCTGCACCTCTCAAAG CACCCAAAGTGATCCAGCTGGaagaaaacacttttgaaaTCACATGGGAGCCTCTACAGCCGATGAAAGGAGATTCCATTGTTTACATCCTTCAgcttgctgctggcagagagTTTGATCAG GTGTACAAGGGCCCCGAGCCGTGCTTCCGGCTGCCGGCCGCGCAGACGAACTGCGAGTACCGCGCGCGCGTCTGCGCCGGCCGCCAGTGCCACGACCTGCCGGGCTGCCCGGAGCTCTGCGGGCCCTACAGCCCCAGCACGGTGTTCTGCTGccagcgccgggagccgggccccgccgcggccccggccggcGCGGAGCTGGCGCAGAGCGGGAAGCGGCTGCGCGAGGAGCGCGCCATCGCCATCGCGCTGCTCTGCGGCTTCGCCGTGGTCGCCATCCTCTTCGCCGTGGTCATCCAGTACTTCGTCATCAAGTAG